In one Arenibacter antarcticus genomic region, the following are encoded:
- a CDS encoding VOC family protein yields MAANNPVVWFEIYVNEMERAQDFYEAVLKIKCSKLPMPQEIQGNMTMVTFPMNMNGSGASGALVQMDDFKAGGNSTVVYFHCDDCVVEENRVEKAGGKVFQGKHSIGEYGFISLAYDTEGNMFGLHSMS; encoded by the coding sequence ATGGCAGCTAACAATCCTGTGGTTTGGTTTGAAATATATGTAAACGAAATGGAAAGGGCCCAAGACTTCTATGAGGCCGTTTTAAAAATTAAATGTAGTAAGCTGCCCATGCCCCAAGAGATACAGGGTAATATGACGATGGTTACGTTTCCGATGAATATGAATGGGTCTGGTGCAAGTGGTGCCTTAGTGCAAATGGATGATTTTAAAGCGGGTGGAAACAGTACTGTAGTGTATTTTCATTGTGACGATTGCGTAGTGGAAGAGAATAGAGTAGAAAAGGCTGGGGGCAAGGTGTTTCAGGGCAAACATTCCATTGGGGAGTATGGATTTATTTCCTTAGCTTATGACACAGAGGGGAATATGTTTGGGCTACACTCTATGTCATAA
- a CDS encoding YgcG family protein, whose translation MLKKTLLSWIFIACFTSIFAQFTIPEAPKAPTSVYDYAKVLSFSEAQALKTKLISYSDTTSTQIVLAIVNTINGENIGLLTPRWAHKWGIGQADKDNGVFILLAEKERRIWISPGYGVEDRLTSGIVGEITRNIIIPEFKKEDYYTGLDKGTDAIIQALNGKFKGERTPDKSPDFPFSSVLPFIVFIVIMMILSNRGRKGGGGKGGGKSTGLNIWDMIILSSMGRSGQGTGSSRGGFGGSGGFGGGGFGGGFGGGGFSGGGAGGSW comes from the coding sequence ATGTTGAAAAAAACACTTTTATCCTGGATTTTTATAGCTTGTTTCACAAGTATATTCGCCCAATTCACTATTCCAGAGGCGCCCAAAGCACCTACCAGCGTATACGATTACGCCAAGGTGCTTTCCTTCTCGGAAGCACAAGCTTTAAAAACAAAATTAATTTCTTATTCAGATACTACTTCAACACAAATTGTTCTTGCTATTGTCAACACCATAAATGGAGAAAACATTGGCTTACTAACCCCAAGGTGGGCTCATAAATGGGGAATTGGTCAGGCGGATAAGGACAATGGCGTTTTTATTCTACTAGCAGAGAAAGAACGTAGAATATGGATATCCCCGGGTTACGGCGTAGAGGATAGACTTACATCTGGCATAGTAGGTGAAATTACGAGAAACATAATTATTCCAGAATTTAAAAAAGAGGATTACTATACTGGCCTAGATAAGGGCACCGATGCCATTATTCAGGCTTTAAATGGAAAATTTAAAGGGGAACGTACGCCTGATAAATCCCCCGACTTTCCTTTTTCTTCCGTTTTACCCTTTATTGTTTTTATCGTTATCATGATGATTCTTTCTAATAGAGGAAGAAAAGGTGGCGGCGGCAAGGGTGGTGGAAAATCTACCGGCTTGAATATTTGGGACATGATTATCCTTAGTAGTATGGGGCGCAGCGGCCAGGGAACAGGCTCCTCTAGAGGAGGATTTGGAGGCAGTGGCGGCTTTGGCGGTGGAGGCTTCGGTGGAGGCTTCGGTGGCGGAGGCTTTAGCGGAGGTGGCGCAGGAGGAAGCTGGTAA
- a CDS encoding TPM domain-containing protein, whose protein sequence is MSATEDFLTQIEEQEIVEAIRSAEFKTSGEIRVHIEDGCGKDPFERAKELFHFLKMDNTKHDNGVLIYVAVKEHTFAICGGKGIDEVVPENFWDSTKNTIISHFKGKRFKQGLVEGVLLAGKELNMHFPWQKDDENELSDEISKG, encoded by the coding sequence ATGTCTGCCACTGAAGATTTTCTAACCCAAATAGAAGAGCAGGAAATTGTTGAAGCCATTCGTTCCGCCGAATTTAAAACTTCGGGAGAAATACGCGTGCATATAGAAGACGGATGTGGCAAAGATCCCTTTGAACGTGCCAAAGAACTTTTCCATTTTTTAAAAATGGATAATACCAAACACGACAATGGCGTATTAATATACGTAGCCGTTAAAGAACACACTTTTGCCATCTGTGGAGGCAAAGGGATCGATGAAGTTGTACCCGAAAATTTCTGGGACTCCACAAAAAACACTATCATCTCCCACTTTAAAGGAAAGCGATTTAAACAAGGTCTAGTTGAAGGTGTTTTGCTGGCTGGAAAAGAACTTAATATGCATTTTCCATGGCAAAAGGATGATGAAAATGAACTTTCTGATGAGATCTCGAAAGGATAA
- a CDS encoding LemA family protein produces the protein MKKWLIPVIVIVIIVFGFYRYGVGFNNTAISLNENVGEAWGNVQTSYQRRNDLIGNLVKTVQGAADYERNTLREVIEARSKATQTTIDPSNITADQLQEFNKAQGGLSSALSRLLVTVERYPDLKANENFLKLQDELTSTENTIQTARTRFNEAIKPYNNHVKIFPNSILAGWFGFDDKPYFDSEPGAENPVDVEFDFN, from the coding sequence ATGAAAAAATGGTTAATCCCTGTTATTGTCATTGTAATTATTGTTTTTGGATTTTACCGATATGGTGTAGGCTTCAACAATACCGCCATATCCTTGAATGAAAATGTAGGTGAAGCTTGGGGTAATGTACAAACATCCTACCAGCGTCGTAACGATTTGATTGGAAATCTTGTGAAAACCGTACAAGGCGCCGCCGATTATGAGCGCAACACCCTACGTGAGGTTATTGAGGCACGCTCCAAAGCTACTCAGACTACTATAGACCCCTCCAACATTACTGCGGATCAATTACAAGAATTTAATAAAGCTCAAGGAGGGTTAAGCAGCGCACTGTCTAGACTTTTAGTAACTGTAGAACGTTATCCAGATTTAAAAGCCAATGAAAACTTTTTAAAACTGCAAGATGAATTAACAAGCACCGAAAACACTATACAAACAGCAAGAACACGTTTTAATGAGGCTATAAAACCCTACAACAACCACGTAAAAATATTTCCAAACTCTATATTAGCGGGTTGGTTCGGTTTTGATGACAAACCATATTTTGATTCTGAACCTGGGGCCGAAAATCCTGTGGACGTTGAATTTGATTTTAATTAG
- a CDS encoding MerR family transcriptional regulator, translated as MHIDLPEKRYYGIGEVAKAFKVNASLIRFWEKEFDVLKPKKNAKGNRKFTPEDIKNLQLIYHLVKERGFTLEGAKTHLKEDKQKTLTTFDVIQKLERVKAELIKIKNQL; from the coding sequence ATGCATATAGACCTCCCTGAAAAAAGATATTACGGAATTGGCGAAGTTGCCAAAGCCTTTAAGGTGAACGCCTCCCTTATCCGTTTTTGGGAGAAGGAGTTTGATGTGCTTAAACCCAAAAAGAATGCCAAGGGAAATAGAAAATTTACGCCCGAAGATATTAAGAACCTCCAACTGATCTACCATTTGGTTAAGGAACGTGGATTTACCTTGGAGGGAGCAAAAACCCATTTAAAAGAGGACAAACAAAAAACCTTGACTACCTTTGATGTTATCCAAAAATTGGAAAGAGTAAAGGCTGAATTGATCAAAATAAAAAATCAACTATAA
- a CDS encoding M23 family metallopeptidase, producing the protein MSKVKYYYDPDTLSYRKIEPKKVKRYRNIAFFFLGSLLFGFLGLIFLLNTNLINTPHELSLQRAVKNYELQFEILNRKMLQIEQVLGNIEERDNNLYRLYFEANPIPEEQRKAGFGGVNRYKSLEGFNNSEMIIASTKRMEIIQKQMVIQSKSLDEITKLAGEKEKLLAAIPAIQPIKNEDLTRMASGYGWRTDPFTKARKMHWGMDFTSPKGTPIYASGDGKILRADNNSSGYGKHIRIEHGYGYMSLYGHLSQYNVKKGQKVERGDLIGFVGNTGRSEAPHLHYEVWKDDQRINPINFYYGSLTAEEFENMLKYATQENQSLD; encoded by the coding sequence ATGTCTAAGGTAAAATATTATTACGACCCTGACACCCTATCTTATCGCAAGATAGAGCCCAAAAAAGTAAAGCGATATAGAAACATTGCTTTCTTTTTTTTAGGGTCCTTGCTATTTGGTTTTTTGGGCCTGATTTTTCTATTGAACACTAATTTAATCAACACCCCGCATGAGCTCTCCTTACAGCGGGCGGTTAAGAATTACGAGCTTCAGTTTGAAATTCTCAACAGGAAGATGTTACAGATAGAACAAGTACTGGGAAATATAGAGGAAAGAGACAATAATCTTTATAGATTGTATTTTGAGGCCAACCCAATTCCTGAGGAACAAAGAAAGGCAGGATTTGGTGGGGTAAATCGATATAAATCCCTAGAAGGCTTCAATAATTCCGAGATGATCATTGCTTCGACCAAGCGAATGGAAATCATTCAAAAACAGATGGTGATCCAATCAAAATCCTTGGATGAGATCACTAAATTAGCAGGAGAAAAAGAAAAACTTTTAGCCGCAATCCCCGCTATTCAACCCATAAAAAATGAAGATCTCACCAGAATGGCTTCGGGATATGGCTGGCGTACCGACCCATTTACCAAGGCACGAAAAATGCATTGGGGAATGGATTTCACTTCCCCAAAAGGCACCCCAATCTATGCCTCGGGAGATGGCAAAATATTGCGCGCAGACAACAATTCTTCCGGTTATGGAAAGCATATCAGAATAGAACATGGTTATGGGTACATGAGTCTCTACGGCCATTTAAGCCAATACAATGTAAAAAAAGGCCAAAAGGTAGAAAGAGGTGACCTTATTGGTTTTGTGGGCAATACGGGAAGATCCGAGGCACCCCACTTACATTATGAGGTCTGGAAGGACGATCAAAGGATAAACCCTATTAATTTCTACTATGGAAGTTTAACAGCGGAAGAGTTTGAAAATATGCTGAAATACGCTACACAGGAAAACCAATCACTGGATTAA
- the alaS gene encoding alanine--tRNA ligase gives MRSQEIRAKFLEFFKERAHKIVPSAPMVIKDDPTLMFTNAGMNQFKEFFLGNSVPKFSRVTDSQKCLRVSGKHNDLEEVGKDTYHHTMFEMLGNWSFGDYFKEESIAWAWEFLTEVCKIDKDSLYVTVFEGSKDVDNLEQDTEALNFWQNIVAKDRILFGNKKDNFWEMGDQGPCGPCSEIHVDIRSKEDKEKVSGASLVNMDHPQVVEIWNLVFMQYNRKANGSLEPLPAKHVDTGMGFERLCMVMQNVQSNYDTDVFTPLIREIETIANAKYGKDENINIAIRVIADHIRAVAFSIADGQLPSNTGAGYVIRRILRRAIRYGFTFLDTKEPFMYRLVKVLSDNMGSAYPELKVQKQLIENVVKEEEQSFLKTLDQGLVLLDTMILANKGTILDGRKAFELYDTFGFPIDLTALILSERGYELDEKGFGVAMQEQKARSRSASEVSKDDWVILSNDLEQEFVGYDLMEANVKLVKYRKITSKKEGEQYQMVFNLTPFYPEGGGQVGDKGYLEAANGNVYYILDTKRENNEIVHFTKELPSEVDDSFKAVVDKKQRWRTACNHTATHLLHQALREILGTHVEQKGSAVHSKYLRFDFSHFAKLTVDQIREVENFVNSRIYGNLPLQEQRGVPMEVAVKEGAVALFGEKYGDTVRTIRFGQSIELCGGTHVKNTRDIWHFKIRSEGAVAAGIRRIEAITSDAVKDFYSENNRLMYQIKDLLNHTADPVKALGALQEENSSLKKQIEGLLRDKAKNLKGDLLNELTEVNGVQFLAKKVDLDASGIKDLSFEMGSNRDDLFLLFASEQEGKAILSCYISKEVVTQKKINAGTIVRELGKYIQGGGGGQPFFATAGGKNPAGIPEALKMAKEYLT, from the coding sequence ATGAGATCCCAAGAAATTAGAGCCAAGTTTTTAGAGTTTTTTAAGGAAAGAGCACACAAAATTGTTCCTTCTGCCCCAATGGTCATCAAAGACGATCCGACCTTGATGTTTACCAATGCGGGAATGAACCAGTTTAAAGAATTCTTTTTGGGCAATTCCGTACCCAAATTTTCCAGGGTGACCGATTCCCAAAAATGCCTTAGGGTAAGCGGAAAGCACAATGATTTGGAAGAGGTAGGGAAAGACACTTACCATCATACCATGTTTGAGATGTTGGGGAACTGGAGCTTTGGGGACTACTTTAAAGAAGAGTCCATAGCTTGGGCATGGGAGTTTTTAACAGAAGTGTGTAAAATAGACAAGGATAGCCTTTACGTGACTGTTTTTGAAGGTAGTAAGGATGTAGATAATCTGGAGCAAGATACCGAAGCATTGAATTTTTGGCAAAATATAGTGGCCAAGGATAGAATATTGTTCGGTAATAAAAAGGATAATTTCTGGGAAATGGGCGATCAAGGCCCATGTGGACCATGTTCCGAAATCCATGTGGATATACGATCTAAAGAGGATAAGGAAAAGGTGTCCGGTGCCTCCTTGGTAAATATGGACCATCCGCAAGTAGTGGAAATTTGGAACCTTGTATTTATGCAATACAATAGGAAGGCCAATGGGAGCTTGGAACCATTGCCCGCAAAACACGTAGATACTGGGATGGGCTTTGAGCGACTCTGTATGGTGATGCAAAACGTACAATCCAATTATGATACAGATGTATTTACTCCCCTAATCAGAGAGATAGAGACCATTGCAAATGCCAAATATGGAAAAGATGAAAATATAAATATTGCCATTAGGGTAATTGCCGATCATATTAGGGCAGTGGCCTTTTCTATTGCGGACGGACAATTGCCAAGTAATACAGGAGCAGGTTATGTAATCCGTAGGATCCTTAGAAGGGCCATTAGGTACGGGTTTACCTTTTTAGATACGAAGGAACCCTTTATGTACAGGCTGGTAAAGGTGCTTTCCGATAATATGGGTTCGGCATATCCCGAACTTAAAGTTCAAAAACAGTTGATAGAGAATGTGGTTAAAGAAGAGGAGCAATCATTCTTAAAAACTCTGGATCAAGGCTTGGTGTTGTTAGATACCATGATCTTGGCCAATAAAGGGACTATATTGGATGGTAGAAAAGCCTTTGAGCTTTATGACACCTTTGGTTTTCCAATAGATTTAACTGCTCTTATTTTAAGTGAAAGGGGCTATGAATTAGATGAAAAGGGATTTGGGGTCGCTATGCAGGAACAGAAGGCCCGCTCTAGGTCAGCCTCAGAGGTTTCCAAGGATGATTGGGTGATCTTGTCCAACGATCTGGAACAGGAATTTGTGGGTTATGATCTGATGGAAGCCAATGTGAAATTGGTGAAATATAGAAAGATTACCTCCAAGAAGGAAGGTGAACAATATCAAATGGTCTTTAATTTAACTCCTTTTTACCCAGAAGGTGGTGGACAGGTAGGTGATAAAGGCTATCTGGAAGCGGCCAATGGGAATGTGTATTACATTTTAGACACCAAAAGGGAAAACAATGAAATTGTACATTTCACCAAGGAATTGCCATCGGAGGTAGACGATAGTTTTAAGGCTGTAGTAGATAAAAAACAACGTTGGAGAACTGCTTGCAACCATACCGCTACACACCTTTTGCATCAAGCATTGCGTGAAATTTTAGGAACCCATGTAGAACAAAAGGGTTCTGCGGTTCACTCCAAATATTTGCGATTCGATTTTTCCCATTTTGCCAAACTCACCGTAGACCAAATAAGAGAGGTCGAGAATTTTGTAAATTCACGTATCTACGGTAACCTGCCCTTGCAGGAGCAGCGTGGTGTTCCTATGGAAGTAGCTGTCAAAGAAGGCGCAGTGGCCCTTTTTGGCGAGAAATATGGGGATACCGTAAGAACTATCCGTTTTGGGCAGTCTATTGAACTTTGTGGTGGCACCCATGTTAAGAATACTAGGGATATTTGGCATTTTAAAATTAGATCGGAAGGAGCTGTAGCTGCTGGAATACGAAGAATTGAAGCTATAACCTCTGATGCTGTTAAGGATTTTTATTCCGAAAACAACAGGTTGATGTACCAGATAAAAGACCTGCTTAACCATACTGCAGATCCAGTGAAAGCCTTGGGAGCTTTACAAGAGGAGAACTCTTCGTTGAAAAAGCAAATTGAAGGCTTGTTAAGGGATAAGGCCAAAAACTTAAAAGGGGATCTCTTAAACGAACTAACCGAAGTAAACGGAGTGCAGTTCCTTGCGAAAAAAGTGGACCTAGATGCTTCCGGAATTAAAGATCTATCTTTTGAAATGGGGAGCAATAGAGATGATTTGTTCTTGTTGTTCGCCTCGGAACAAGAGGGGAAGGCTATTTTGTCCTGTTACATCTCTAAGGAAGTAGTAACGCAAAAAAAGATAAACGCCGGTACCATAGTAAGGGAATTAGGGAAATACATTCAAGGTGGTGGCGGAGGTCAACCCTTCTTTGCTACGGCAGGGGGTAAGAATCCTGCAGGTATCCCGGAAGCCTTAAAAATGGCAAAGGAGTATTTAACCTAA
- a CDS encoding GSCFA domain-containing protein: MKLQTQIPLYKVADQMDYQGKVVLLGSCFSENIGDKLSYFKFRALSNPFGILFHPKAIERLVARCVNKQFYTEGDIFFHNERWHCFDAHSDLSALTKEQLLENLNTGLSVTLAEIGAASHIFITLGTAWAYRHKETDRYVANCHKVPQKEFSKEMISVEANVESLRHIMELVGTINENVRFIFTVSPVRHLKDGFVENQRSKANLSTAIHEVLEKSLNVTYFPAYEIMMDELRDYRFYNADMVHPNTLAIDYIWEKFKYVWISEAVYTVMEKVDQIQKGMKHRPFNPSSEQHQQFLDKQQQKIMDLLLEYPFMKF; encoded by the coding sequence ATGAAGCTACAAACCCAAATACCGTTATATAAGGTTGCCGACCAAATGGACTATCAGGGTAAGGTGGTTCTGTTAGGCTCTTGTTTTTCAGAAAATATCGGTGATAAATTGAGTTATTTTAAGTTTCGAGCCTTAAGCAATCCTTTCGGAATTTTGTTTCACCCAAAGGCCATAGAGCGTTTGGTTGCCAGATGCGTTAATAAGCAATTTTACACAGAAGGGGATATTTTTTTCCACAACGAACGTTGGCATTGTTTTGATGCTCATTCCGATCTTTCTGCCCTTACCAAAGAACAATTGCTCGAAAATTTAAATACAGGTTTAAGTGTTACCTTGGCAGAGATTGGTGCCGCTTCCCATATCTTTATTACATTGGGCACTGCCTGGGCGTACCGTCATAAAGAAACCGATCGGTACGTCGCCAATTGCCATAAGGTGCCACAAAAGGAATTTTCCAAGGAGATGATATCGGTAGAAGCCAACGTGGAAAGTTTAAGACATATTATGGAGCTTGTAGGAACTATCAATGAAAATGTTCGGTTTATTTTCACAGTATCGCCAGTAAGACATCTCAAAGATGGTTTTGTGGAAAATCAGCGTAGTAAGGCAAATTTAAGTACTGCCATCCATGAAGTATTGGAGAAATCGCTTAATGTGACTTATTTTCCCGCGTATGAAATTATGATGGACGAACTGCGGGATTACCGTTTTTACAATGCCGATATGGTTCATCCCAATACGTTGGCCATAGATTATATATGGGAAAAATTTAAATATGTTTGGATATCAGAAGCCGTGTATACGGTGATGGAAAAAGTGGACCAAATTCAAAAGGGAATGAAGCATAGACCGTTTAATCCTTCTTCGGAACAACATCAACAGTTTCTGGACAAGCAACAGCAAAAAATTATGGATCTCTTACTAGAGTACCCATTTATGAAATTTTAA
- a CDS encoding DUF4230 domain-containing protein yields MKNIFTGVLLALAAVLIFRSCSEDKKEKSILQENSMLIQQQIENVSKLIVTEGHFAEVYNYKDSQQLFGPLITANKKALVVVNAEVTVAYDLSKINYEVDKEAKTLFIRSIPKAEIKINPDFEYYDVTSDFLNQFNAEDYNKIKRNVNASLMKKIEASTLRSNAENRLVSELSKFLVLTNTMGWTLVYGDNTVQNLEELKSAEQFIKH; encoded by the coding sequence ATGAAAAATATATTTACTGGGGTGCTACTTGCCTTGGCGGCAGTGTTAATTTTCCGTTCCTGTTCGGAAGACAAAAAGGAGAAATCGATCTTACAAGAGAATTCGATGCTTATTCAGCAACAAATAGAGAATGTTTCCAAATTAATTGTAACCGAAGGGCATTTTGCGGAGGTGTACAATTATAAAGATTCCCAACAATTGTTTGGGCCATTGATAACCGCAAATAAAAAAGCCTTAGTGGTGGTGAATGCCGAGGTAACTGTGGCCTATGATCTAAGCAAAATAAATTATGAGGTAGACAAGGAGGCTAAAACTTTGTTTATCCGGAGTATTCCCAAAGCAGAAATTAAGATAAATCCAGATTTTGAGTATTATGATGTTACTTCAGATTTTCTTAATCAGTTTAATGCGGAAGACTACAATAAAATTAAGCGCAATGTAAATGCTTCCTTGATGAAAAAGATTGAGGCTTCTACTTTAAGGTCCAATGCAGAAAACCGATTGGTCAGTGAGCTTTCAAAGTTTTTGGTGCTTACAAATACGATGGGTTGGACCTTGGTTTATGGTGACAATACCGTTCAGAATTTAGAAGAATTAAAGTCTGCAGAGCAATTTATAAAGCATTAG
- a CDS encoding S9 family peptidase, with product MKLPVHLTLLLFLFSMSFSKAQTIYNESEVPSFEVPDPLVTFKGKTIGTIGDWENVRRPELHTYFETKVYGKIPKNLKIDSYKILEQEDNALNGKANRRQVELTFKHNDKVLSFTILLYLPKKVENTAVFLGYNFYGNHTITEDESVLISTAWADNNEGFDIVNNTLTAASRGKRTHRWAIEKIIDAGYGLATIYYGEVDPDKDDFSDGIQSLLYSKNQKHPKADEWGSISAWAWGLSKAMDYFEKDPEIDAARVIAFGHSRLGKAALWAGANDKRFAGVISNNSGCGGAALSKRKFGETIGVINERFPHWFCTNFKEFNNKEETLAVDQHQLLALIAPRPLYIASAEEDRWADPKGEFLSALYASSVYELYGKKGINIMDMPVVNSPILNTVAYHIRTGKHDVTDYDWEQYIKWADTFLR from the coding sequence ATGAAATTACCGGTCCATTTAACACTATTATTATTCCTTTTTTCCATGTCCTTTTCTAAAGCCCAAACCATTTACAATGAAAGTGAAGTTCCCTCTTTTGAGGTACCTGACCCCTTGGTCACCTTTAAGGGAAAAACAATTGGCACTATTGGGGATTGGGAAAATGTGAGAAGGCCAGAATTACATACTTATTTTGAAACCAAGGTCTATGGAAAGATTCCCAAAAATCTTAAGATAGATTCCTATAAGATTTTAGAACAGGAAGACAATGCCCTTAATGGAAAGGCGAACCGGAGGCAGGTTGAACTCACTTTTAAACATAATGATAAAGTACTGAGCTTTACCATTTTGTTATATCTCCCCAAGAAGGTTGAAAATACAGCGGTTTTTTTAGGCTATAACTTTTACGGCAATCATACGATTACCGAAGACGAGTCGGTCTTAATTTCAACCGCTTGGGCCGATAATAATGAAGGTTTTGACATTGTAAACAATACTTTAACAGCAGCATCCCGCGGCAAGCGGACCCATCGCTGGGCCATTGAAAAAATTATAGATGCAGGTTACGGCCTCGCCACCATTTACTACGGGGAAGTTGATCCGGACAAGGACGATTTTTCAGACGGTATCCAAAGCCTCTTATACAGTAAGAACCAAAAACATCCAAAAGCAGATGAATGGGGAAGTATTTCCGCATGGGCTTGGGGCTTGAGCAAGGCAATGGATTATTTTGAAAAGGATCCTGAAATTGATGCGGCAAGGGTCATTGCTTTTGGCCATTCCAGATTAGGTAAAGCAGCCCTGTGGGCAGGAGCCAATGACAAACGGTTTGCAGGTGTTATTTCCAATAATTCAGGATGTGGGGGAGCCGCCCTTTCCAAGCGGAAATTTGGAGAGACTATAGGGGTCATAAACGAAAGGTTTCCACACTGGTTTTGTACGAATTTTAAAGAGTTCAATAATAAGGAAGAGACATTGGCCGTAGACCAACACCAACTTTTGGCCCTGATTGCGCCTAGGCCCTTGTATATCGCCAGTGCGGAAGAAGATAGGTGGGCAGATCCCAAGGGCGAATTTCTTTCTGCCCTTTACGCATCGTCTGTTTATGAATTATACGGTAAAAAAGGTATTAATATCATGGACATGCCAGTTGTAAATTCACCCATCCTAAACACAGTTGCCTATCATATACGCACAGGCAAGCACGATGTTACGGATTACGATTGGGAACAATATATTAAGTGGGCCGACACCTTTCTGCGATAA
- a CDS encoding aromatic amino acid hydroxylase has translation MSYESNYILEKLPEHLRQYIKPQNYEEYTAIDQAVWRYVMRKNVDYLSRVAHKSYLDGLQKTGISIDHIPNMYGMNRILKEIGWAAVAVDGFIPPSAFMEFQAYNILVIASDIRQLEHIEYTPAPDIIHEGAGHAPIIANPEYAEYLRRFGEIGCKAISSAKDYELYEAVRHLSIIKEAQGTPQDRIDKAEKKVAELQHNMGKPSEMALIRNLHWWTVEYGLIGTVENPKIYGAGLLSSIGESAWCMTDAVKKIPYSINSVHTSFDITKPQPQLFVTPDFAYLNQVLEEFANTMSLRKGGLRGLEKLIESKELGTVELSTGLQISGKFSTVIAYEGKPVYLFTEGKTALSYREKELIGHGTKQHPHGFGSPIGNLTGINIAIENMSPRDLKAYNIYESEVVTLEFVGGITISGKIITGTRNLKGEIILISLANCTVKHYDKILFQPAQGLYHMAVGESIVSVFNGPADLSSFDLVTHKISDTTIKATKTEQHTELEQLYLQVREFRDGKNTNTSRNKIFQELKLNHPEDWLLSVELYELAKNNEDWEFAKEIAEHLEIVKQNKPKVGHLIDDGLELVAKKLVL, from the coding sequence ATGTCTTACGAAAGCAACTATATATTGGAGAAGCTCCCCGAGCATTTAAGACAGTATATAAAACCTCAAAACTACGAGGAGTATACTGCTATAGATCAAGCTGTATGGCGCTACGTAATGCGAAAAAATGTGGACTACCTAAGCAGGGTAGCCCATAAAAGCTACTTAGACGGACTACAAAAAACAGGCATTTCCATAGACCATATCCCCAATATGTATGGGATGAACCGCATTCTAAAGGAGATTGGTTGGGCCGCAGTAGCGGTGGACGGTTTTATCCCTCCATCTGCCTTTATGGAATTCCAAGCCTATAACATTTTAGTCATCGCTTCAGACATAAGGCAATTGGAGCACATAGAATACACTCCTGCCCCAGATATAATACATGAAGGTGCCGGACATGCTCCTATAATTGCTAATCCTGAATACGCCGAGTATCTTAGAAGATTTGGAGAAATAGGCTGCAAGGCAATTTCCAGTGCTAAGGATTACGAACTCTACGAAGCCGTTAGACACCTCTCCATAATAAAAGAAGCACAAGGCACTCCCCAAGACCGAATCGACAAAGCTGAAAAAAAAGTGGCGGAATTACAGCACAATATGGGGAAACCCAGTGAAATGGCCCTTATAAGAAACTTACATTGGTGGACGGTAGAATACGGATTGATTGGCACCGTGGAAAACCCAAAAATATATGGGGCGGGACTTTTATCCTCAATTGGGGAAAGTGCCTGGTGCATGACCGATGCGGTAAAGAAAATACCCTATTCCATTAATTCCGTACATACCTCTTTTGATATTACCAAACCACAACCACAACTTTTTGTAACTCCAGATTTTGCTTATCTCAATCAAGTATTGGAAGAATTCGCCAACACCATGTCGCTGCGGAAAGGCGGCTTAAGGGGATTGGAAAAATTAATTGAATCCAAGGAACTAGGAACGGTAGAACTAAGCACTGGCCTTCAGATTTCAGGAAAATTCAGTACTGTAATCGCATATGAAGGGAAACCCGTTTATCTTTTCACTGAAGGAAAGACGGCACTCTCTTACAGGGAAAAGGAATTGATAGGACATGGCACCAAACAACACCCCCATGGATTTGGTTCCCCGATTGGAAATTTAACGGGAATAAATATAGCCATTGAGAACATGAGCCCTAGGGACCTAAAGGCATATAATATTTACGAGAGCGAGGTGGTTACCCTAGAATTTGTTGGGGGGATTACCATAAGCGGGAAAATTATAACAGGGACCAGGAATTTGAAAGGCGAAATTATCTTGATCAGCTTGGCAAATTGCACGGTAAAACACTATGATAAAATACTGTTCCAACCAGCGCAAGGACTTTACCATATGGCAGTGGGAGAATCTATTGTTTCTGTCTTCAACGGTCCGGCAGATCTGTCAAGCTTTGATCTAGTTACCCATAAGATTTCCGACACCACTATTAAGGCTACCAAAACCGAGCAGCACACGGAATTGGAACAACTTTACCTTCAAGTAAGGGAGTTTAGGGATGGAAAAAACACCAATACCTCCCGAAACAAGATTTTTCAAGAACTAAAACTGAACCACCCGGAAGATTGGCTATTATCCGTAGAATTGTACGAATTGGCAAAAAACAATGAGGATTGGGAGTTTGCAAAGGAAATAGCGGAACATCTGGAAATTGTAAAACAGAACAAGCCAAAAGTTGGACATTTAATAGATGACGGATTGGAACTGGTAGCTAAAAAATTAGTACTTTAG